One Helianthus annuus cultivar XRQ/B chromosome 7, HanXRQr2.0-SUNRISE, whole genome shotgun sequence genomic region harbors:
- the LOC110867411 gene encoding uncharacterized protein LOC110867411: protein MDHKKHPSGGSSSFTDNLFGPKDASSASSSGLFSTVFGPSSTGLGRHPSHSNNTGSSKNKESGGPYGSGKPSTPDYKTQRSGGPVYQNETAEPSYLSSSIYYGGQEDYAPNTETTRPPHTSKKDGGDNDPNGSSASRGNWWQGSLYY, encoded by the exons ATGGATCACAAAAAGCATCCATCCGGAGGTTCTTCTTCATTTACGGACAATCTGTTTGGCCCAAAGGATGCATCCTCGGCCTCCTCGTCGGGCCTTTTCAGCACTGTTTTCGGTCCCTCCTCCACG GGTCTTGGAAGACATCCATCACACTCTAACAACACAGGATCATCCAAAAACAAGGAGTCTGGTGGTCCGTATGGAAGTGGCAAACCTTCTACACCAG ATTACAAGACACAAAGAAGCGGGGGTCCAGTCTACCAAAATGAAACAGCAGAACCAAGCTATCTCAGTTCATCCATCTATTATGGTGGCCAAGAAGACTATGCCCCAAATACAGAAACCACTCGCCCTCCACATACA TCCAAGAAAGATGGAGGTGATAATGATCCAAATGGGAGCAGTGCTTCAAGGGGAAACTGGTGGCAAG GATCTCTCTACTATTAA